TTGCCTTTTATGTTTACCACCGGAGAAGCTGTGTTGTACGAGATCAGCAACCTCGTCCCCTCCATGATGGATTCCTTACCCGAACAGACTAAAAATGGTGCTTGTGGGAGAGAGTCTGCTATCAAATCAGCTCTAAGTCAGGATTCTTCCCACGCCAGTTCCCTCTGGAATGCCCTTATGCAACAAGATGAGTCCATTTATCTCTGTCCTGCTTCAACTAGTGCACCttcagaaagaaattattttaacaaaccTGTGGATGAATGCAGTAACTGGCAAGACAGTGCTGGACCAATGGGGAATGATACCCTGAAACATGAGCAGATTGGTCCGTCTCAGGAAGTGAACCCAACACTCTCGGAAGGTCACGTGGGGCTCTTCCCGGAGAATAAAAATAGTGACCTGTACAACATTATGCAGCACCTGGGCATTGATTTTGAAGATATTAAACACATGCAGCAGAATGAGGAATTTTTCAGAACTGACCTTTCTGGCGAGGATGACTTCAGAGATGTTGACTTAACAGATGAAATCCTGACATTCGTCCAAGATTCTTTAAATAAGTCCCCGTTGGTGGGCCTGGGCTACCAGCAGCGACCGTCGGCGGCACTGAGCTCAGGCTGTGTGGTCCAGGAGCCGCAGCCGCCCCCTAGGAAGCCCGTAGCCGTGGAGCAGCAGCAGTTGTGCCAGAAACTGAAGCACATGCAAGTCAACAGCACGTTTGCCAATTGGAACCCTAGCCGGTCCGTGCCTTTTAGTTATCCTCGGCAAGACCTACAGCAGCATAGTGTCTTTTCAGACTTCCCTGGGACCAATCAAGAGTTTCCCTACAAATCCACGATTGACAGGATGCCTTACACACAGAACTTCATTCCCTGTCATCAGTCTGTGTTACCGGAACAGCCCAAGGAGACACAGTTAGACTTCCCCATGGGCAATTTTGAACCATCCCCATACCCTACTACTGCTTCTAATTTAGAAGATTTTGTCACCTGTTTACAAGTTCCTGAAAACCCAAAGCATGGACTATACCCACAGTCGAGCCTAGTAAGCCCGCAGATGTTTTATGCCGGGGCTGTGTCCATGTTCCCGTGTCAGCCGGAACCCCTGCAGAGCTATGCGGCTCAGATGCAGTACAATCCCACAATGCCGGGGCCACAGGCATTTTTAACCAAGGTGAGCATTTTATCAAACTCAGTAAACCCTGTCAGCCATGACTGATGTAATGTCATCTTTGGTGTTCATATTAGAGAGCATGTCTAATTATGCCTGTGACAACTAACTTTTATAAGCCAGTAATGCTCCAGTCTGTTACGAACACAAATAAGTCATATTTGCCTGAATTGTAAAGGACAAAGAAATCAAGGGCTAAAGTGACATGGATCAAGGTCCTTAGAGTTACCAGGTTAAAATTAAACGCGTATTGTTTAGACTAGAGATTTCGGTTTATATCTTTCTTGactcttttaaaattacatgccttttaaaaattcaaacttaATATGTTTGAACTTTTAAAGAGAATGTTCTcaaattttttatcattatttaatttttatatagacaATTGAATTGAACAGCTGACACTGGTCAACTAGAATACATAGATTTTGGACAcaacatctccacattatttggAAAGTCAATTaattgtatatccatcacccaaagttaaatcattctccgtcaccttatatttgtccttctttatgtcccccacccccgtaaccactacactcctATTTATTAGTGTTTTAATATGTAGTTGAAATGGGGTTAAAAGCAATGTGGGTGTGCTTTCTTTGTATGCCTTTGCATTGTCTTTTCTAGAAATCCCTCTGTCTTATCTGCCACGCCCTCCTTTTGTCCTTTAAGGTGAAATGTTTTTTCTGACATTCTTAAAAAAGGgtaacttgggccctggccggttagctcagtggtagagcatcggcctggcgtgcaggagtcccgggttcgattcccggccagggcacataggagaagcgcccatttgcttctccacccccccccttcctctctgtctctctcttcccctcccgcagccaaggctccattggagcaaagatggcccgggcgctggggatggctccttggcctctgccccaggcgctagagtggctctggtcacggcagagcatcgccccctggtgggcgtgccgggtggatcccggtcgggcgcatgcgggagtctgtctgactgtttctccctgtttccagcttcagaaaaatacaaaaaaaaaaaaaagctaacatgATCATATCTGCTCTCTTTGGCCACCCAGGAATATGCCATGTTTGCATTTATGCTTTTCCATTAGCAAAtggtttgttttaaagaaatcctGATGAAAATTAAGTTCATTGGTCTCCTAGGTCCTGTGTATTAAGTGATTTCAGTATTATTTGAATCTTTACCCCTGTTCTTTCATAAATTTGATTTAGTCTGATTGTATTTGAGCTTCCTAATAGAAAATGGCAGAAAGGGCAGTGAGGtgtttttcttattctcattCCTGATGTTATGattgtattaaaatttaatattcagtTACCGTCTCTTTCACAACATGGCTTTGAAGTTGAGCATGGGTAGATAGAACTTATGTAGTGTTACATTTTGAGCAGGGCTTGCATTAGCTAACAAGTTCTTTACAGTGATTCCCTCACTATTTTGGTTTACTTCTTTATGAATAGTAAGAATTGTACAGCCAGCTCTCTCTCCGCCACTCTGTGCGGCTAGTCCCAGATGAGATGTGCTGTAAGTGTAAAATGTACACCAGTTGTAGagacccaatttaaaaaaaaaaaaaccaaaatataattttactgattttatggtgaagtgaaatatattaaatatattaagtaaaatatattaaaattatatacacgGCTCATATGTTTCTTTTAGAACAGCGCTGGTCTGCGAAACCACTAATCACCCTGATGTATGAACTAGTgtgtggactggtggttgaaaaccactgctctagacactgTATTTAAAGAGAATTGCTGGTGTTCATTATGACTGATGAGAGTAATTCAAGACCCAGCATTCTCTGGGAAAATAATATTACCTTCCATTTGACAGAGTTGCCATTCATTGAAGGTccagaccagcggttctcaacctgtgggtcgcgaccccggtggggtcgcctaaagccatcggaaaatacataatgcatatcaggtatttacattccgaatcataactgtagcaaaattacagttatgaagtagccaccaagattattttttggtttggggtcaccgcaacatgaggaactgtattgcggggtcacggcattagaaaggttgagaaccgctggtctagattATATGTGGTTTTTACTATATATGTTTTTGGAGGATCCTTGAAGTTAACATTTTTGATAACTGAAGCCTAATGTACACAGGATTTAGAAAGGTATATTTTATTTGAAGGATTGAAGGAATTAAGGGTATGATTTTAATCTGTTAGAAATGTTTCCACAGCTCTCCCTGTATACTGTAAAGGCTCTATCATCTCTAAAACCCTCCAGTGAAACCCAGTAGCAATTATAGAAACcagactaattttattttaataacttgaTTCTGTAATTAGGATAGCAGTTACAGTGGTACTTATTAAAAACATAGTATAAGTAAGAAATTAGTTTAGGAAGTCATACCCATAGAATAATATATTAGGAGTAGTAGGAAACCTCTAGCAAATCAGAGCTAGCCTTTTTTGAAAAGTCTTAATTCACCTGCAGTTCCAAGGTAGTAATCCCAAATATAGTAAATTTCCTGGTCCTCAGAATTTGAGAGGAAATTGGGTCAAAGCAGACTTATTACAGAGAATACACAGGGtcaggcaaaagtaggcttacagttcgTGTGGAAAATGATAcagaaataaactgttttgcgTGCTCACGAATGTAAAGCTGCTCTTGCCCCAGCCTGCATAACCGTGATTCACAGGTGCTCTTTGGCTCACCAATTCCTATCCGAACTGAAGGCAACTCACTGATTGAATACTCTCCTGATATGTGGAATGTTGACTCTGAAGTTCTGTTACTCACCTGTACCATCTGTTGGAGAAACCTTATAAATGccactaatatatatatgtgcTCAGTATGTCTtcattgaataatttaaaatttagcggcaataaatttcaaatttaacaTGTAGGGTgaggattttaaaaataccttttaacATATCTTTAATGGTTGAAGATGCTTTAAAGATCCATTCTAATAAATGGTgttgctgtgtttttttttgttttcagtttcagaATGGAGTTTTAAATGAAATCTACCCAGCGGAATCAAATACTATAAATAACACTCAGACTCCCACTCATCTGCAGTCCCTTCATCATCCATCAGAATCCAGACCTTTTCCTGATTTGACATCCAGTCGATTCCTGTAATTTCAagcccagttttttgtttttaacctggATTTTGGTTTAAAGGAGTTTGTAAAAGATTACAATTACTAAAACTGTCAGTGTTGGACATCAGCACGTTCACCTGGAGGCACGGATGCATATTGTTTCCGCTGTTAATATCATACCAAACCACCCGTTCATGTTTTCAGCCCCTCTTTGAGAAACATGAGGGTGACACATACTACAGTCATTCCGACAGAAATTGCACTGCCACAGCCGGGTGAGATAGCATCTACATTTTGCACTGTGAGCACCACAGACTGGACAAGATTTATTCAGGGGAACTTTACGTAAGGAAATTTTCTTCAGAATAAAGAAATGCTTAGAGTCTTCAACCTCTGGATCCTTAATTCTTCAAGTACGAAGTCACCAAACTAAACTATTCCTCCTGTTTTTAGGTTCTGCATTATTCTCAGATGTTAAATGGTTTGGTGTTTCTTATAGAAAGATAATCTCAATACTATCTTTTTCGTTGTTAATGTAAGTGCCTCACAGTTTTTTCTACCTATAACACTGTAGgatgtatattttatatcaaatacatttttcttttttaaattaataacattCTACACAAATATTTGAATTTCTTAAATTCAACCATTTTTATTAATCCAAGCATGTTTTAACTGCACTACTCACCTACCTTCTTCAGATAAAGAGCAAATAATGATTGAAAAGATACTTATTATATAATCTAGTTGCTCTCAGACTTTAAATGTTGCTATGTGCCTTACGTTCAAAACATTTGAAAGTAAAGTAACTTAAATTACttcttaattataaatattaacacaGTAGCACTAAAATTTCAACAGTGTTTTCAGAAGAAAGATATCATAGCTTATCTTTACTAAGATCTCCAGGATGGTAGTTGCATGTCCCAGAGTGAAATATCTGTTAGAGGCAACGTTTATTACTTTGCAATGAAGAGAAGGAGCTTTGTCTCTGGGTCAGTCATTAAATTCGAGCAGAGCACCCATTTCAATATGTATCAATTTTTTAGATTTGTAATCTTTTACAATAATGTTGACTTTATAAATTTCACTTTTTAGTACAGTGGAAactatttgtttttctcatatttgaGGAATGTTAAAATATAGCAACATTTGGTGCAAAGTTCTGTTATGAGTGTAATGAATGGGGCATCATATGCTTtacaatgaacaaaaattatttgtaaaatatagaatttttcatttaaaaatattccatattttatatgcatataaataattttcattttacacaTTTTATCAGTCTGAAATAATAGTCAATACAATTGTTTTGAAGTTGGTATTAGGGAAAAATACCACCCTGCTGTTTATTAATTTCAAACATTAGGTTGTTTGTATGAGACAACGACCTTTATTATCAGTAAGGCAAATTAATCACCCCACTAACTACTGTCCTCGGGTGATTTAAAAGAAGTGCCACCATCTGTCATTCTTTCATTTAACTGTGACATCTGAAGGGCCTAAGACATTTTTCGCATATAAAAACATGATGGAATCCCAAACTGAGATGTAGTATTAgagtacattttttctttaagtaagaTAATGTACATAAAAGTGGCTTCAGACAATATGAACAGCAGTTCTATGCATT
Above is a window of Saccopteryx bilineata isolate mSacBil1 chromosome 7, mSacBil1_pri_phased_curated, whole genome shotgun sequence DNA encoding:
- the AHR gene encoding aryl hydrocarbon receptor, translating into MNGSSANITYASRKRRKPVQKTIKPIPAEGIKSNPSKRHRDRLNTELDRLASLLPFPQDVINKLDKLSVLRLSVSYLRAKSFFDVALKSPPAVRNGVQDNCSSKFGESLSFHEGEFLLQALNGFVLVVTTDALVFYVSSTIQDYLGFQQSDVIHQSVYELIHTEDRAEFQRQLHWALDPSQLTDPGQRIEEASGLAPPAVYYNLDQLPPENSSFMERCFICRLRCLLDNSSGFLAMNFQGRLKYLHGQNKKGKDGAALPPQLALFAIATPLQPSSILEIRTKNFIFRTKHKLDFTPTGCDAKGKIVLGYTEAELSMRGSGYQFVHAADMLYCAEYHVRMIKTGESGMVVFRLLTKDNRWTWVQSNARLVYKNGRPDYIIATQRPLTDEEGTEHLRKRNMNLPFMFTTGEAVLYEISNLVPSMMDSLPEQTKNGACGRESAIKSALSQDSSHASSLWNALMQQDESIYLCPASTSAPSERNYFNKPVDECSNWQDSAGPMGNDTLKHEQIGPSQEVNPTLSEGHVGLFPENKNSDLYNIMQHLGIDFEDIKHMQQNEEFFRTDLSGEDDFRDVDLTDEILTFVQDSLNKSPLVGLGYQQRPSAALSSGCVVQEPQPPPRKPVAVEQQQLCQKLKHMQVNSTFANWNPSRSVPFSYPRQDLQQHSVFSDFPGTNQEFPYKSTIDRMPYTQNFIPCHQSVLPEQPKETQLDFPMGNFEPSPYPTTASNLEDFVTCLQVPENPKHGLYPQSSLVSPQMFYAGAVSMFPCQPEPLQSYAAQMQYNPTMPGPQAFLTKFQNGVLNEIYPAESNTINNTQTPTHLQSLHHPSESRPFPDLTSSRFL